The nucleotide sequence ACTTGGTtcagtttttttaaaatctattgAACTACATTCCGTACATTCAAAGGTATTTTTTTCTAGGAAAATTTTATGGTAAAGTCATGATaatgacttttttggtgaagttaactCTAACCAATCATTGAGCATATACTGTCTTGATTAATCAAAATTCATCTTCTCCAAAATTCACATTCTCGAACTCTAAAACCGTTTCTCTCCAAAATTCATCTGCTTAATCAAATCTCTTTCTCTCCAAAATTTATCTTCTCCAAATTATGCTGTAATTCTGTATGCATATGTTGCAAGCTGGTGTTATGCTGTAATGAACAGAAGCTATGTTGAGGCTTTTAGCTATTGGTGCTAACCAAACAGTACCATAATCGTAGAAAACCCAATCAGGTTTTGATGTTTTGAGAATCTCAATAATATCATCTTTAAGAAGATAAGCTAGTTCAAGGAATTTGTTCATGTTTAGTGGAATGTCCATAGTGTTTTCAGCACCTGGTGGGAATTGCTCTACGTGTGGTAAAGGCAACCTTACTAATTTGATAAATGCTTCAATGGTTTTAGGTGTTTTGGCAAAGGAGATGAAGAACAAAATGAATAATTACATTGGTCCATCAGCAGAATACTAGTTGACATGACGTAAGGATTATGCtattggtaaaataaaataactttttcaaaaaagtcagtttaCTGACTACACCATAAAAGCACCCATTTTTCTCTAATAGGAAATAGATGAATTTTGTATTTAGTATAGGAAATGATAGGCTATGGTAGAAAACACAATACTAATTAAACTTATCgaaaaaataagggttaaatagTTCAACTAGATtaagataaaagtaaatgatTTGAATTCAAACTTTGGTATTTAACTTTTGGTAGATGAGAAAATACTATAAAAACTAATGTACTAATATTTGTCTGGCAAAAAGTTATTTGAAGAGGGATATAATGAAGTACAGAATACTATTAACATTAAATCAAAAAGCTTGAATACAGTACAGTCATTCTAATACTTCTCTAATTATAAGTGCTTGAAGATGTTTCAAAAATAGAATAAGTAGACTTTCATACGAGTTTCCTAAATTATAgtgttgaaaaatgtttataagCTACCAgttatctagactttatagtAAACAatctaaatatatttaaaaactgTATGGTATTTTCTCTGATACtctactatttattttttatcagaACACTATAAATATCcatcaaatttcaacaaattgTGTATAAGCTTCATGTCAAGTGGTAAACCAGAAGtaactatatatgtatattaagtAACATGGATATGCTTTTAATAAAATAGGAGTGTTTGAATAGTTTGAGATTGAACATAAACCATAACTTCCTTTGATGTCTGCCTGCAGCAAATATCAGTGTTTGGTGCAACAATTTTAAGGACTAACTGCACAATTTCCATAATACTAGTTTTCATatgttgggtatttgtattgattgttgctaaaaaaaaatattttgttttgtaagTTGGAACTAAAGTTTCAACATGTGTTTAGGCGTCTCTGGaagatgttggatacgatgCTCCAACATCCTGGCACGGTTCAGTGTGCCTGAGTTCTCGCCTATTTGTACGCGCtctttattgtttaaggaaacaatatttccttaACTTATTGATCAAGCAACGCGCATATCTTCTAAGAATCAGCTGTTGAATATTTCTaaagtgtattttatattttagaaaatatttaatattgtttgGAACCATCCTATAAATGTTCCGACATTTTAGAACTTTCCATATTTGTTTAtgattcttgttttgcagaTTAAGCTGAACCGATCTGCATTGTTACTAAAGCCCAACAAATTATTTAGCCCAAGCTGCTTCAGTATATAATAAGgaagacttcaagacctaattgttGATTCAAGCCGTCATACTAAATAGtttagatttttagggtttgagtctTCATGTATTCTGctcttgtatcgtttgtgatTCAAGTTTAGAATCtattgtgtgttctttcttgtaTCGTCTGTGATACTTGTTAGGACTGTGTGTGAGTATTGATTACTCTTTGTACTACACCGAAGTTGTGAAACAAGGTGCTAGTTGTTTGTATTGGAAGGTAActtctattttgttttggtttaggtCTGATGGTCACTGGGGCAGTGACTGACCATTAAgatagtgagatgggatctcagatctaggagttcctaggttgaaagtctatacgggtaggtcctaggtcatatagtgtaaacgaggagtttgctgagagctattgaataaggactacactagtggatttccttactggcttggtagcccccagagtaggtgtgtttgtcaccgaactgggtcaacaaactcaTTGTGTTCTTTAATTACctgtcttttattttcttgtttttattacTGTTTATCGCCGGATGTTGAAACATTAATCGTAACATCGAAACGTTGTAACATCATACAgaacatattaaaacaagtgCGCTAGAATTTCATCATACATGATATACATGACAAAAATAGATAGAATCATTCCATATTACATTGGCAATGTGACACCAACTGTATGAAGCAAATTGTCAAACATGGTCACAAGTTAGGACAcatgataatttatttattgatcaTCATGAACTCTGAAGTTCAATCTTCTAAGCCACACAGAATGGAGTATCATATGAAACACATCAAACCTCTTTGGTGGAGAATGTACCTCAAAATGTCTCCTTATCTGTACAACTCTTCTCTGCATCCTTATATACTGTGTTGGAGAAATTCTCATCAAAATATCCTTCAATTTGGGAATATCTTCAACCGAAATCTCAACAGAAAAAGACTTCCAATTTAAGACATCACTAAATGGAGGAACATAATGATCTGAAATAAGTACAGGAACACAGCCTGTGTAAATTGCCTCAACTATCCTTGGACTAGCCACCTCATAACCACTAGGACAGAGACAGAACTTGCTCTTTCTCAGCATTTCATAGTAAGAAACACCCTTTGGAAGATACTTTTGAATCATCATATCTTGATCTTTGTTGTTTTCCCAATGCTCAAGAAGAATGGCTCTAATATGACCATGAAGTCCTCCTGCAAAGAAAGCTAAAATCGGACGTTTAGATGCTGACAGTCCACCGAGAAAACCGTTGATTGAACCTGTTTGGAGATTGATTTCAGGGAATGAAACATCTTTTGCAGGGTTGAATCTTTCTGAGGTGTTGGCATTGCATAGCACGCGGATGGAGTTCTTGTGTAGGTATGGTACGGAGAATGAAGTCTCTGGTCCCTGAAATTAAAcacaagaaaaatatttgaaaaattagtATAACATTATTCATTTGTCAAAATGTTTGTTCTTGTTATTTACCAACATTACATTCATCCAAATGAATTTGAACCCTGGTCTCTTAAGCAAGGTTTCGGGTTCTAGCCCTGTGAATGGAAAAAATGTGGTTACGAGGGGAGACTCAACTAAAGGTTGCCAACCAGGTTCCCCAATGAAGATTTGTCATCGACAAAAATTGGTGGATACTTCGTAGCTCATAccaataacataattaaaacTTTATCGATTAGTAGTGAGGCACTCACCCAGTCATGGCAAGCTAGCATGAAATGATCAGCTCCAAGGCTTCTATTCCAATATGGATATTTTCCAGCAATGACATTGATATAATCCGTGACAGTTTTTCTTATAGG is from Medicago truncatula cultivar Jemalong A17 chromosome 1, MtrunA17r5.0-ANR, whole genome shotgun sequence and encodes:
- the LOC11425046 gene encoding probable glycosyltransferase At5g03795 — protein: MCNGERNCCVLRSGSKTSSSMKLFLSMVPLILVAVVGIVSILSPKERGEIVDLRSQAVQFEMNSSHIAFNHSSSTPFPVHPIHTLQQSNETEVLNISKPWLNSTVPLNETYVAHPRLKQQRKFSILDRTEAGLLHARAAIREASYSTQTQDPDYVPIGPMYWNAKAFHRSYLEMEKQFKVFVYEEGEPPVFHNGPCKSIYSMEGNFIHAIELNDQFRTRDPQKAHVYFLPFSVVMLVRFVYLRDSRDFGPIRKTVTDYINVIAGKYPYWNRSLGADHFMLACHDWGPETSFSVPYLHKNSIRVLCNANTSERFNPAKDVSFPEINLQTGSINGFLGGLSASKRPILAFFAGGLHGHIRAILLEHWENNKDQDMMIQKYLPKGVSYYEMLRKSKFCLCPSGYEVASPRIVEAIYTGCVPVLISDHYVPPFSDVLNWKSFSVEISVEDIPKLKDILMRISPTQYIRMQRRVVQIRRHFEVHSPPKRFDVFHMILHSVWLRRLNFRVHDDQ